In Oryza brachyantha chromosome 1, ObraRS2, whole genome shotgun sequence, the following are encoded in one genomic region:
- the LOC102704841 gene encoding NADP-specific glutamate dehydrogenase isoform X2: protein MDELNLLRQAQRQHQHHLVVRGLGEEIDLEIGPGDDPSFSSAALVGVTSAHDPADDHKTLLIPCSQPQPTPPQVEEHEGLLRLPGHTKKKKKVVKKWREEWADTYKWAYVAVHDNTSRIFCTVCKEYGRKHRRNPYGNEGSRNMQMSALEEHNNSLLHKEALRLQTASKENAQPLEIERPVYVKALSKTAASILESVLKRDPHEAEFIQSIQAVVHSLEPVLVKNSQHVQILERLLEPEKCFIFRVPWVDDRGEAHVNRGFRVQFSQALGPCRGGLRFHPTMTLSVAKFLAFEQTLKNALSQYKLGGAAGGSDFDPKGKSENEIMRFCQSFMNELYRYLGPDQDFPAEDVGVGPREMGYLFGQYRRLSGHFQGNFTGPKIFWSGSSFRTEATGYGLVFFARVVLADMNKELKGLRCVISGSGKIAMHVLEKLLSCEAIPVTVSDSKGYLLDTEGFDYMKYSVIRTIKAQQRSLKEYLKSYPNAKYIDDAKPWSEKCDVAFPCASQNEIDQAEALAIINTGCRVLIECSNMPCTAQAVDILRTAKVVVAPAKATAAGGVAVGELELNPEFSLMQWSVEDFENKIQDAVKQTYDRSIKAAQDYGIMKENQESLVHGANICAFLNIAQAMTDQGCV from the exons CCTTGCTCGCAGCCgcagccgacgccgccgcaggTGGAGGAGCACGAGGGGTTGCTGCGGCTGCCGGGGCacacgaagaagaagaagaaggtggtGAAGAAATGGCGGGAGGAATGGGCAGACACCTACAAGTGGGCGTACGTTGCTGTGCACGATAACACCAGCAGGATCTTCTGCACTGTGTGCAAGGAGTATGGCCGGAAGCACCGGCGGAATCCCTACGGAAATGAGGGGAGCAGGAACATGCAGATGAGCGCGCTGGAGGAGCACAACAATAGCTTACTGCATAAGGAGGCGCTAAGGCTGCAGACAGCGTCCAAAGAGAATGCACAGCCCCTTGAGATCGAGAGGCCAGTCTATGTCAAAG CTTTGTCAAAAACGGCAGCCTCTATACTTGAATCTGTGCTAAAGAGGGACCCTCATGAAGCTGAGTTTATACAGTCTATCCAAGCGGTGGTTCATTCCTTGGAACCAGTTCTGGTGAAGAACTCACA ACATGTCCAAATTTTGGAGCGTTTATTGGAACCAGAGAAATGTTTTATCTTCAGAGTGCCATGGGTTGATGACAGAGGTGAAGCACATGTAAATCGAGGCTTTCGTGTGCAGTTCAGTCAAGCATTAGGTCCGTGCAGAGGTGGTCTTCGTTTCCACCCTACCATGACTTTGAGCGTGGCAAAATTTCTAGCTTTTGAGCAG ACCCTAAAAAATGCTCTGTCACAATACAAACTTGGAGGTGCTGCTGGAGGGAGCGATTTTGATCCCAAGGGCAAAAGTGAAAATGAG ATTATGCGTTTTTGTCAAAGTTTCATGAATGAGCTGTATAGATATTTGGGGCCTGATCAG GATTTTCCTGCTGAAGATGTTGGTGTGGGTCCAAGAGAAATGGGCTATCTTTTTGGGCAGTATAGACGCCTTTCTGGTCATTTTCAG GGAAATTTTACAGGGCCTAAAATCTTCTGGTCTGGTTCTAGTTTCCGAACAGAAGCTACTGGATACGGACTG GTGTTCTTCGCACGTGTGGTGCTTGCTGATATGAACAAGGAACTCAAAGGATTAAG ATGTGTTATAAGTGGTTCTGGAAAGATAGCGATGCATGTGTTGGAAAAGCTTCTGTCATGTGAAGCTATTCCTGTTACAGTTTCAG ATTCGAAGGGCTATCTGTTGGACACGGAAGGGTTTGATTACATGAAATACTCAGTTATAAGGACCATCAAGGCTCAACAAAGGAGCCTCAA GGAGTACTTGAAATCATATCCAAATGCCAAGTATATAGATGATGCAAAGCCATGGAGTGAGAAGTGTGATGTTGCGTTCCCTTGTGCATCACAAAATGAGATTGACCAGGCAGAGGCTCTTGCAATAATAAACACTGGTTGTCGTGTTCTTATAGAAT GTTCAAATATGCCTTGTACTGCTCAAGCAGTTGATATCCTACGAACAGCAAAAGTAGTTGTTGCTCCAGCTAAGGCGACTGCTGCTGGTGGG GTAGCAGTTGGAGAACTTGAACTGAATCCTGAGTTCAGTTTGATGCAGTGGTCAGTGGAAGATTTTGAGAACAAAATACAG GATGCAGTGAAACAAACATATGATAGATCGATCAAAGCTGCTCAAGATTATGGAATCATGAAAGAGAACCAAGA gTCGTTGGTGCATGGTGCAAACATATGTGCGTTTCTTAATATTGCACAAGCCATGACTGATCAAGGATGTGTCTAA
- the LOC102704841 gene encoding NADP-specific glutamate dehydrogenase isoform X1, producing MDELNLLRQAQRQHQHHLVVRGLGEEIDLEIGPGDDPSFSSAALVGVTSAHDPADDHKTLLIPCSQPQPTPPQVEEHEGLLRLPGHTKKKKKVVKKWREEWADTYKWAYVAVHDNTSRIFCTVCKEYGRKHRRNPYGNEGSRNMQMSALEEHNNSLLHKEALRLQTASKENAQPLEIERPVYVKALSKTAASILESVLKRDPHEAEFIQSIQAVVHSLEPVLVKNSQHVQILERLLEPEKCFIFRVPWVDDRGEAHVNRGFRVQFSQALGPCRGGLRFHPTMTLSVAKFLAFEQTLKNALSQYKLGGAAGGSDFDPKGKSENEIMRFCQSFMNELYRYLGPDQDFPAEDVGVGPREMGYLFGQYRRLSGHFQGNFTGPKIFWSGSSFRTEATGYGLVFFARVVLADMNKELKGLRCVISGSGKIAMHVLEKLLSCEAIPVTVSDSKGYLLDTEGFDYMKYSVIRTIKAQQRSLKEYLKSYPNAKYIDDAKPWSEKCDVAFPCASQNEIDQAEALAIINTGCRVLIECSNMPCTAQAVDILRTAKVVVAPAKATAAGGVAVGELELNPEFSLMQWSVEDFENKIQDAVKQTYDRSIKAAQDYGIMKENQELVFLCFEDFFLFFCLVSTPEADLSLSLSRSLVHGANICAFLNIAQAMTDQGCV from the exons CCTTGCTCGCAGCCgcagccgacgccgccgcaggTGGAGGAGCACGAGGGGTTGCTGCGGCTGCCGGGGCacacgaagaagaagaagaaggtggtGAAGAAATGGCGGGAGGAATGGGCAGACACCTACAAGTGGGCGTACGTTGCTGTGCACGATAACACCAGCAGGATCTTCTGCACTGTGTGCAAGGAGTATGGCCGGAAGCACCGGCGGAATCCCTACGGAAATGAGGGGAGCAGGAACATGCAGATGAGCGCGCTGGAGGAGCACAACAATAGCTTACTGCATAAGGAGGCGCTAAGGCTGCAGACAGCGTCCAAAGAGAATGCACAGCCCCTTGAGATCGAGAGGCCAGTCTATGTCAAAG CTTTGTCAAAAACGGCAGCCTCTATACTTGAATCTGTGCTAAAGAGGGACCCTCATGAAGCTGAGTTTATACAGTCTATCCAAGCGGTGGTTCATTCCTTGGAACCAGTTCTGGTGAAGAACTCACA ACATGTCCAAATTTTGGAGCGTTTATTGGAACCAGAGAAATGTTTTATCTTCAGAGTGCCATGGGTTGATGACAGAGGTGAAGCACATGTAAATCGAGGCTTTCGTGTGCAGTTCAGTCAAGCATTAGGTCCGTGCAGAGGTGGTCTTCGTTTCCACCCTACCATGACTTTGAGCGTGGCAAAATTTCTAGCTTTTGAGCAG ACCCTAAAAAATGCTCTGTCACAATACAAACTTGGAGGTGCTGCTGGAGGGAGCGATTTTGATCCCAAGGGCAAAAGTGAAAATGAG ATTATGCGTTTTTGTCAAAGTTTCATGAATGAGCTGTATAGATATTTGGGGCCTGATCAG GATTTTCCTGCTGAAGATGTTGGTGTGGGTCCAAGAGAAATGGGCTATCTTTTTGGGCAGTATAGACGCCTTTCTGGTCATTTTCAG GGAAATTTTACAGGGCCTAAAATCTTCTGGTCTGGTTCTAGTTTCCGAACAGAAGCTACTGGATACGGACTG GTGTTCTTCGCACGTGTGGTGCTTGCTGATATGAACAAGGAACTCAAAGGATTAAG ATGTGTTATAAGTGGTTCTGGAAAGATAGCGATGCATGTGTTGGAAAAGCTTCTGTCATGTGAAGCTATTCCTGTTACAGTTTCAG ATTCGAAGGGCTATCTGTTGGACACGGAAGGGTTTGATTACATGAAATACTCAGTTATAAGGACCATCAAGGCTCAACAAAGGAGCCTCAA GGAGTACTTGAAATCATATCCAAATGCCAAGTATATAGATGATGCAAAGCCATGGAGTGAGAAGTGTGATGTTGCGTTCCCTTGTGCATCACAAAATGAGATTGACCAGGCAGAGGCTCTTGCAATAATAAACACTGGTTGTCGTGTTCTTATAGAAT GTTCAAATATGCCTTGTACTGCTCAAGCAGTTGATATCCTACGAACAGCAAAAGTAGTTGTTGCTCCAGCTAAGGCGACTGCTGCTGGTGGG GTAGCAGTTGGAGAACTTGAACTGAATCCTGAGTTCAGTTTGATGCAGTGGTCAGTGGAAGATTTTGAGAACAAAATACAG GATGCAGTGAAACAAACATATGATAGATCGATCAAAGCTGCTCAAGATTATGGAATCATGAAAGAGAACCAAGAGTTAGTTTTCTTGTGCTTTGAggatttcttccttttcttctgcCTGGTTTCAACTCCAGAAgctgatctctctctctctctctccaggTCGTTGGTGCATGGTGCAAACATATGTGCGTTTCTTAATATTGCACAAGCCATGACTGATCAAGGATGTGTCTAA
- the LOC102704561 gene encoding RWD domain-containing protein 1, producing MADYEQEQEMEVEALQAILMDDIKEIDPSESGLSTTARCFQILLSPQDDDFDESAYVPVQLALIFAHTEKYPDEPPLLNVKSVRGIKSEDLASLKEKLDQEATENLGMAMVYTLVTSAKEWLSEKYGQNAGDDESEENESEEEEVIVPHGEAVTVESFMAWRERFEAELALQRAKLMPESALTAPKEKKLSGRQYFESGRHTMKGASTTADEEEEEEEDIDFDEDFDDDEEDMLEHYLAEQSGKSSA from the exons ATGGCTG ACTacgagcaggagcaggagatGGAGGTGGAGGCCCTGCAGGCCATCCTCATGGACGACATCAAGG AGATCGATCCCAGCGAGAGCGGGCTCAGCACCACGGCCCGGTGCTTTCAGATCCTGCTGTCTCCGCAG GATGATGATTTTGACGAGTCAGCTTATGTGCCAG TCCAACTGGCTCTGATTTTTGCGCACACCGAAAAATATCCAGACGAGCCTCCACTTTTGAATGTAAAAAG TGTACGAGGAATCAAATCAGAAGATCTTGCATCCTTGAAAGAAAAGCTTGACCAAGAA GCAACTGAAAATCTCGGTATGGCTATGGTCTATACTCTTGTCACATCGGCTAAAGAGTGGTTAAGTGAGAAATATGGACAGAATGCTGGAGATGATGAATCTGAAGAAAATGAGTCTGAAGAAGAGGAG GTCATAGTGCCCCATGGTGAAGCTGTTACTGTAGAGAGTTTTATGGCTTGGAGAGAACGCTTTGAAGCTGAGTTAGCGCTACAGCGTGCCAA GCTTATGCCAGAGTCAGCTCTTACAGCTCCAAAGGAAAAGAAACTCTCAGGAAGACAGTATTTCGAGAGTGGAAGGCATACGATG AAAGGAGCAAGCACAACTGCTgacgaagaggaggaagaagaggaagacaTCGACTTTGATGAAGACTTCGATG ATGATGAAGAGGACATGCTTGAGCATTATTTGGCAGAACAGTCAGGCAAATCGTCAGCTTAG